The following proteins are encoded in a genomic region of Rattus rattus isolate New Zealand chromosome 2, Rrattus_CSIRO_v1, whole genome shotgun sequence:
- the LOC116893788 gene encoding cytochrome P450 26A1: protein MGLPALLASALCTFVLPLLLFLAALKLWDLYCVSSRDRSCALPLPPGTMGFPFFGETLQMVLQRRKFLQMKRRKYGFIYKTHLFGRPTVRVMGADNVRRILLGEHRLVSVHWPASVRTILGAGCLSNLHDSSHKQRKKVIMQAFNREALQCYVPVIAEEVSSCLEQWLSCGERGLLVYPEVKRLMFRIAMRILLGCEPGPAGGGEDEQQLVEAFEEMTRNLFSLPIDVPFSGLYRGVKARNLIHARIEENIRAKIRRLQAAEPDGGCKDALQLLIEHSWERGERLDMQALKQSSTELLFGGHETTASAATSLITYLGLYPHVLQKVREEIKSKGLLCKSHHEDKLDMETLEQLKYIGCVIKETLRLNPPVPGGFRVALKTFELNGYQIPKGWNVIYSICDTHDVADSFTNKEEFNPDRFTSLHPEDTSRFSFIPFGGGLRSCVGKEFAKILLKIFTVELARRCDWQLLNGPPTMKTSPTVYPVDNLPARFTHFQGDI, encoded by the exons ATGGGGCTCCCGGCGCTGCTGGCCAGTGCTCTCTGCACCTTCGTGCTGCCGCTGCTGCTCTTCCTGGCGGCGCTCAAGCTCTGGGACCTGTACTGTGTGAGCAGCCGCGATCGCAGCTGCGCCCTCCCCTTGCCCCCGGGTACCATGGGCTTCCCATTCTTTGGGGAAACATTGCAGATGGTGCTGCAG CGGAGGAAGTTTCTGCAGATGAAGCGCAGGAAATACGGCTTCATCTACAAGACGCATCTGTTTGGGCGGCCCACGGTGCGAGTGATGGGCGCGGATAATGTGCGGCGCATCTTGCTGGGGGAGCACCGGTTGGTGTCAGTGCACTGGCCTGCGTCGGTGCGCACCATCCTGGGCGCCGGCTGCCTCTCCAACCTGCACGATTCCTCGCACAAGCAGCGAAAGAAG GTGATTATGCAGGCCTTCAACCGAGAGGCGCTCCAGTGCTACGTGCCAGTGATTGCCGAGGAAGTGAGCAGTTGTCTGGAGCAGTGGCTAAGCTGCGGCGAGCGCGGCCTCCTGGTCTACCCCGAGGTGAAGCGCCTCATGTTCCGCATCGCCATGCGCATCCTGCTGGGCTGCGAGCCGGGTCCAGCGGGCGGCGGGGAAGACGAGCAGCAGCTAGTGGAGGCTTTCGAGGAGATGACCCGcaatctcttctctctccccattgacGTGCCCTTTAGCGGGCTGTACCGG GGCGTGAAGGCGCGGAACCTTATCCACGCGCGCATCGAGGAGAACATTCGCGCCAAGATCCGCCGGCTTCAGGCCGCAGAGCCGGATGGGGGCTGCAAGGACGCACTGCAGCTCTTGATTGAGCACtcatgggagaggggagagaggctgGATATGCAG GCACTAAAACAATCGTCCACAGAGCTCCTCTTTGGTGGCCATGAAACTACAGCCAGTGCAGCCACATCACTGATCACCTACCTAGGACTCTACCCACATGTCCTCCAAAAAGTTCGAGAAGAGATAAAGAGCAAG gGCTTACTTTGCAAGAGCCATCACGAGGACAAGTTAGACATGGAAACTTTGGAACAGCTCAAATACATTGGGTGTGTTATTAAGGAGACCCTTCGATTGAATCCTCCGGTTCCGGGAGGGTTTCGGGTGGCTCTGAAGACTTTTGAGCTGAAC ggTTACCAGATTCCCAAGGGGTGGAATGTTATTTACAGTATCTGTGACACCCATGACGTGGCAGACAGCTTCACTAACAAGGAGGAGTTTAATCCCGACCGATTTACATCGCTTCATCCAGAGGACACCTCCAGGTTCAGTTTCATTCCATTTGGAGGAGGCCTTCGGAGCTGCGTAGGCAAAGAGTTTGCAAAAATTCTTCTTAAGATATTTACCGTGGAGCTGGCCAGACGTTGTGACTGGCAGCTGCTAAATGGACCTCCTACAATGAAGACAAGCCCCACCGTCTACCCTGTGGACAATCTTCCTGCAAGATTCACCCACTTCCAGGGAGATATCTGA